The Haemophilus parainfluenzae genome window below encodes:
- a CDS encoding ESPR-type extended signal peptide-containing protein has translation MNQIFRVIWNHATQSWVAVSELTKAHKKQSRNSLKAVLGGALVLLSINTAEAAAVGIESTNGATIVAGDTKTGPDGVSIGVGTDTSAGANNVAIGKNAKVGNDAKGRTQPSGQSVAIGGGNLPHEGARALGQQSVAIGGNTIAEGNSSIAIGNDDVDAAVTVSTTYTNSDGNTVRGTIGEAYTNLTGKNLHTDGGRYKDTKSGEAAVAIGVKAQAGDISVALGTGAAAEKVNAVALGSGASATFDNSVALGGGSTTDKEGTKQTSVTVNGHTYNWSGGSTTSKGDVVSIGKAGYERQLKNVAAGEVSETSTDGINGSQLYGILNNMTIDPTFLYAGDDANKGEVTGADADAKKADAKTKKIVVRSMKDGRLNLLGGATGELSDNNIGVNYDNENTIKFKLAKALTGLTSTDVGGIVTNAGGINMNNKSITNLAAGTNSTDAVNKSQLDKVATNNIKLGGDSGTTDAQQLDKTGGLQFNVKGTNGLTTTASGTDVTVKLDDATKAAVDSIANKIENNKIKLSATNDSTSTDQQDLNKSGGIEFKVKGDNGLTASASGDTVTLKLDDATKAKVDSVDSKIGDNNISLGSDSGSTDAQALTNTGGMKFNIKGENGLTTTASGKDVTVKLDDTTKDKIDNAADKDLSNITPAGKKQIKDQVTWKAKANNSGIALTEDTVDDNDTAETIGADGTLTLDAGKNLRLQRKGKVFTYGLESNLTGINSITGLANTLPVTKNDAAAPTTNQAAPTKVDGTKAASVNDILNAGWNLKENGAEKDFVKAYDTVNFVNGTGTTANVTVTENGAVSAVKFDVKKTTIAEDTAKPGTMKAGDTGDSFATANDVANAINNAYWTATSENDGGVLEGNKTEEKVKAGDKVTFKAGENIKLKQAGKDFTYSLNPVLSNITSIGGHGTTMTFKDAGVDLGGKKITNIAPGTDGTDAVNKSQLDTAVQEVAAKPLSFSGDNKEAGKFDRTLGTEVKIVGGETEASKLSDNNIGVIGNKTDTLTVKLAKSLKGLSDVEVKDDAGNTTNITPNGITISQPEKNGKKPDNVSLTKDGLNNGGQNITNVAGNLPGAKKDTTAPTTASEGPSATDLPNITNNAATVGDVLNAGWNLQNNGEAKDFVKPYDTVNFVDGKGTKAVVETTPNGTTSKVKFDIDTVDMTSNPNGTVKNPMGDNVKQLLDDLAAAKKAVADNPDDEAAKAKLKDAEDAVNKAGGNKIATAQNVANMINNSGFTLKADKTDGQNETSDETLKKDGELIKPGSTVTMKAGKNMTVKHEANGNITYATASNVTFDSVQFGENGPKITNKDGNINVGDKDGKPTQITGVASSLKTTPVETTPNGKDGAKPESKPNLIDLANATTPNAAATVGDLQNMGWVVGAPENGYVDTVKNANKVDFKGENGISVTGKTNKEGVREITISVAEGKVTNDVTVTKADGKVIDAVKGPDGKLYKKGPDGKPDTSEEITLAEGDKVNNEGSKFVSGNAVATAIQESGWNIGKADAKDVTKAFEKEAKVHDKVNPNDDVKFVDGQNTVVKMVTVDAKNENGSKKATTFVKVDVTGLPVQYTDKNGTPVTKVGDKYFTVDKDGNPTTTEVKPADLTTNMVNPAAAPNKIGEPTTLGNVKSNLPETKNGNNPTLNQTAPTDEDADKVKNNAATVSDVLNAGWNLQNNGKAKDFVKPYDTVNFVDGKGTKAVVKTEEDGTTSNVKFDIDTGSITNNADGSVQGPVTSEMQDALKDAKDAYNSLPPNAPEAVRKAAEQAVADAENNIANAKNKVATAQDVADAINKSGFTLTTSANGGEKISGTPEVINPGKKVEMVAGKNMTVKQESNGKVTYATASNVTFDSVQFGDNGPKITNNGGNIHVGTATGAPTKITGVAPGEISATSKDAVNGSQLHAMGNKLQGQINKLGNRMNAGMATSAAMANLLQPHKPGQSVATAGVGQHKNQSAVAVGYSRISDNGKYGIRFSMGANTQGEVTSGAAVGYFW, from the coding sequence ATGAATCAAATTTTCCGTGTAATCTGGAATCACGCAACACAATCTTGGGTTGCCGTTTCTGAATTAACTAAAGCGCATAAAAAACAAAGTCGTAACTCACTGAAAGCGGTATTAGGTGGGGCATTAGTGTTGTTGAGCATTAACACTGCTGAAGCAGCTGCAGTAGGTATTGAAAGTACGAATGGCGCCACTATTGTTGCGGGTGATACAAAGACTGGTCCCGATGGGGTTTCTATCGGTGTTGGTACTGATACAAGTGCAGGGGCTAATAATGTTGCTATTGGCAAGAATGCTAAGGTAGGTAATGATGCTAAAGGCCGTACTCAGCCTTCAGGACAATCGGTGGCTATTGGCGGTGGTAACCTACCTCATGAAGGTGCTCGTGCCCTTGGCCAGCAATCTGTTGCCATAGGTGGTAATACTATTGCAGAGGGTAACTCCTCGATTGCTATCGGTAATGATGACGTAGATGCAGCAGTAACAGTGTCCACAACATATACAAATTCTGATGGAAATACAGTAAGAGGCACTATTGGTGAAGCCTATACAAACCTTACAGGTAAAAACCTACATACCGATGGTGGACGTTATAAAGATACTAAATCTGGTGAAGCAGCTGTGGCTATTGGTGTAAAAGCGCAAGCTGGAGATATTTCTGTAGCGCTTGGTACAGGTGCGGCTGCAGAGAAAGTGAATGCGGTTGCACTGGGTTCTGGTGCGAGCGCAACATTTGATAACTCTGTAGCACTGGGTGGCGGTTCCACGACAGATAAAGAGGGTACGAAACAAACATCTGTAACAGTTAATGGACATACATATAATTGGAGTGGTGGTTCCACAACTAGTAAAGGTGACGTGGTATCTATTGGTAAAGCAGGTTATGAACGTCAGTTAAAGAACGTAGCCGCTGGTGAAGTATCTGAAACTTCCACTGATGGTATTAATGGTTCTCAGTTATATGGCATTTTGAATAACATGACGATAGATCCAACATTCTTATATGCCGGTGATGATGCTAATAAAGGGGAAGTAACAGGCGCGGATGCTGATGCAAAAAAAGCTGATGCAAAAACGAAAAAAATCGTTGTTAGAAGCATGAAAGATGGCCGTTTGAATCTGTTGGGCGGTGCAACCGGTGAATTGTCAGACAACAACATCGGTGTAAATTATGACAACGAAAACACCATAAAATTTAAACTGGCAAAGGCATTAACAGGCTTAACCAGCACTGATGTTGGCGGCATTGTAACCAATGCTGGCGGCATTAATATGAACAATAAATCAATCACGAATTTAGCAGCGGGAACGAATTCAACTGATGCAGTTAATAAATCACAGTTAGATAAAGTCGCAACGAATAATATTAAACTTGGCGGTGATTCAGGAACTACTGATGCTCAGCAGCTAGATAAAACTGGTGGTTTACAATTTAATGTGAAAGGTACAAATGGCTTAACTACAACAGCCAGCGGTACGGATGTAACCGTTAAATTAGATGATGCCACGAAAGCAGCTGTAGATTCAATTGCGAATAAAATTGAAAATAACAAAATCAAACTATCCGCGACAAATGATTCAACTTCAACCGATCAACAAGATTTAAATAAATCGGGAGGAATTGAATTTAAGGTCAAAGGTGACAATGGATTAACTGCATCTGCGTCAGGTGATACCGTTACATTAAAATTGGATGATGCGACAAAAGCTAAAGTAGATTCAGTTGATAGTAAAATCGGCGACAATAACATCTCTTTAGGAAGTGATTCAGGAAGTACTGATGCACAGGCATTAACAAATACAGGTGGAATGAAGTTTAATATCAAAGGTGAAAATGGCTTAACTACAACCGCAAGTGGTAAGGATGTAACCGTTAAATTGGATGATACTACCAAAGATAAAATTGATAACGCAGCGGATAAAGATTTAAGCAACATCACTCCTGCTGGTAAAAAACAAATCAAAGATCAGGTAACTTGGAAAGCGAAAGCTAATAATTCTGGAATCGCCTTGACTGAAGATACGGTTGATGACAATGATACCGCTGAAACTATTGGTGCAGACGGTACATTAACGCTAGATGCAGGTAAGAACCTACGTTTACAACGTAAAGGTAAAGTATTCACTTATGGATTAGAGTCTAATTTAACGGGTATCAACAGCATCACTGGTTTAGCTAACACCTTGCCAGTAACGAAAAATGATGCTGCGGCACCAACAACAAATCAAGCAGCACCAACCAAAGTAGATGGAACAAAAGCTGCGTCTGTAAATGATATTTTAAATGCCGGTTGGAATTTAAAAGAAAATGGTGCAGAAAAAGATTTCGTTAAAGCTTATGACACAGTGAATTTTGTGAATGGTACCGGCACAACTGCGAATGTAACAGTCACTGAAAACGGTGCTGTAAGTGCGGTTAAATTTGATGTGAAAAAAACAACGATTGCCGAGGATACAGCTAAACCAGGTACGATGAAAGCAGGTGATACAGGAGATAGCTTTGCAACAGCGAATGATGTTGCAAATGCGATTAACAACGCATACTGGACTGCAACTTCTGAGAATGATGGTGGAGTATTAGAGGGTAATAAGACAGAAGAAAAAGTTAAAGCTGGCGATAAAGTCACATTTAAAGCAGGCGAAAACATCAAGTTAAAACAAGCTGGTAAGGATTTTACTTATTCTTTAAATCCTGTGTTAAGTAACATTACAAGCATTGGTGGTCATGGTACGACAATGACCTTTAAAGATGCTGGTGTAGATTTGGGTGGTAAAAAAATCACCAATATTGCTCCAGGCACAGATGGTACGGATGCCGTGAATAAATCACAATTAGATACAGCAGTGCAAGAAGTGGCAGCGAAACCATTATCATTTTCTGGTGATAATAAAGAAGCTGGAAAATTTGACCGCACTTTGGGTACTGAGGTTAAAATTGTTGGTGGTGAAACAGAGGCATCTAAATTATCCGATAACAACATTGGTGTGATTGGGAATAAAACTGATACTTTAACGGTTAAATTAGCGAAGTCGTTAAAAGGGTTGAGTGATGTTGAAGTAAAAGATGATGCTGGCAACACCACGAATATTACTCCAAATGGGATCACTATTTCACAACCAGAGAAAAATGGTAAGAAACCTGACAATGTATCTTTGACAAAAGACGGTTTAAATAACGGTGGTCAAAACATCACTAATGTAGCGGGCAACTTGCCAGGTGCGAAAAAAGATACAACTGCACCAACTACAGCTTCTGAAGGTCCGTCAGCAACAGACTTGCCGAATATTACAAATAATGCGGCAACTGTGGGAGATGTATTGAATGCCGGTTGGAATTTACAAAATAATGGTGAAGCGAAGGATTTTGTAAAACCTTATGACACCGTAAACTTTGTAGATGGCAAAGGTACCAAAGCTGTGGTAGAAACCACACCAAATGGTACAACAAGTAAAGTGAAGTTTGACATTGATACTGTTGACATGACTTCAAACCCAAATGGTACAGTTAAGAACCCGATGGGTGATAATGTTAAACAGTTATTAGACGATTTAGCTGCAGCGAAAAAAGCAGTGGCAGACAATCCTGATGATGAAGCAGCAAAAGCAAAACTTAAGGATGCGGAAGATGCTGTAAATAAAGCAGGTGGCAACAAAATTGCAACGGCACAAAACGTTGCTAACATGATTAACAATTCAGGCTTTACATTAAAAGCGGATAAAACAGATGGTCAAAATGAGACCTCTGATGAAACTCTTAAGAAAGATGGAGAGTTAATCAAACCAGGTTCAACCGTAACGATGAAAGCGGGTAAAAACATGACCGTTAAGCATGAAGCAAACGGCAATATTACCTATGCAACAGCATCAAATGTTACTTTTGATAGTGTTCAGTTTGGTGAGAATGGTCCTAAGATCACTAATAAAGATGGAAACATCAATGTTGGTGATAAAGATGGAAAACCTACACAAATTACAGGTGTCGCTTCATCATTGAAAACGACACCAGTAGAAACCACGCCAAATGGTAAGGACGGGGCTAAACCTGAATCTAAACCTAATCTTATTGATTTAGCAAACGCAACTACGCCAAATGCAGCTGCAACAGTAGGTGATTTGCAGAATATGGGTTGGGTTGTTGGTGCGCCTGAAAATGGTTATGTAGATACTGTGAAGAATGCAAATAAAGTAGACTTTAAAGGTGAAAACGGTATTTCTGTAACGGGTAAAACAAATAAAGAGGGCGTTCGTGAAATCACCATCTCTGTTGCTGAAGGTAAAGTAACAAATGATGTGACTGTTACTAAAGCTGATGGCAAAGTTATAGATGCTGTAAAAGGTCCTGATGGTAAACTTTATAAGAAAGGTCCGGATGGTAAGCCAGATACTTCTGAAGAAATTACTCTTGCTGAAGGAGATAAGGTTAACAACGAAGGTTCTAAATTTGTAAGTGGTAACGCTGTTGCTACAGCTATTCAAGAATCTGGATGGAACATTGGAAAAGCTGATGCTAAAGATGTGACTAAAGCATTTGAAAAAGAAGCCAAAGTTCATGACAAAGTAAATCCTAATGATGATGTTAAATTCGTAGATGGTCAAAATACAGTAGTAAAAATGGTCACTGTGGATGCAAAAAATGAGAATGGTTCGAAAAAAGCGACAACTTTTGTTAAGGTGGATGTAACAGGCTTACCAGTTCAATATACTGATAAGAATGGCACGCCAGTGACTAAAGTAGGTGATAAATACTTCACGGTTGATAAGGATGGTAACCCAACTACAACAGAAGTGAAACCTGCAGATTTAACCACTAACATGGTTAATCCTGCTGCTGCACCTAATAAAATTGGTGAACCAACGACATTGGGTAATGTGAAATCTAACTTGCCTGAAACTAAGAATGGTAATAACCCTACATTGAATCAGACAGCACCAACAGATGAAGACGCTGATAAAGTTAAAAATAATGCAGCAACCGTATCTGATGTGTTGAATGCAGGTTGGAACCTACAAAACAATGGTAAAGCGAAGGATTTTGTAAAACCTTATGACACCGTAAACTTTGTAGATGGTAAAGGCACTAAAGCTGTTGTAAAAACTGAAGAAGATGGCACAACAAGCAACGTGAAGTTTGACATTGATACAGGTAGCATCACCAATAATGCCGATGGTAGCGTTCAAGGCCCAGTTACGTCTGAAATGCAGGATGCATTAAAGGATGCAAAAGATGCATATAATAGCTTACCACCTAATGCACCAGAAGCAGTACGTAAGGCTGCTGAACAAGCAGTTGCAGACGCTGAAAATAATATTGCAAATGCTAAAAATAAAGTGGCAACAGCACAAGATGTAGCAGATGCAATTAACAAGTCAGGCTTTACATTAACCACTTCAGCAAATGGTGGAGAGAAAATTTCAGGTACGCCAGAAGTGATCAATCCAGGTAAAAAAGTTGAAATGGTTGCAGGTAAAAATATGACCGTGAAACAAGAGTCTAACGGTAAAGTGACTTACGCAACTGCTTCTAATGTAACCTTTGACAGTGTTCAATTCGGTGATAATGGTCCTAAGATTACTAACAATGGTGGAAATATCCATGTTGGTACAGCGACAGGCGCACCAACTAAGATTACAGGCGTAGCACCAGGTGAAATTTCAGCAACTTCAAAAGATGCGGTAAATGGTAGCCAGTTACATGCGATGGGCAATAAGTTACAGGGCCAAATTAATAAATTAGGCAACCGTATGAATGCGGGCATGGCGACTTCTGCAGCGATGGCAAACTTATTACAACCGCATAAACCGGGTCAATCTGTGGCAACAGCAGGTGTTGGTCAACACAAAAACCAATCTGCGGTAGCAGTGGGTTACTCTCGTATTTCTGATAACGGTAAATACGGTATTCGTTTCTCAATGGGTGCTAACACTCAAGGTGAAGTGACCAGTGGTGCAGCAGTAGGATACTTCTGGTAA
- a CDS encoding DUF484 family protein, whose amino-acid sequence MTEQDIVDYLKNHPDFFTHRPELLQQLTIPHRHEDGTISLVEAQLAQQREQIKMLTQLLEKFHQLAHQEADIFFALLPLQKKLFQTEDFIAINEKLDDWAKGYELEGAKILLFTDSWQKNTTIPEQHWLDRKAFELIRLERMGLRQFYLGDLSNKEKALMFLPEELPIGSVAICRLGGTPQKPTALLLFKSRDTDRFHNDQDTTFLRHLVDIVELHLGRWL is encoded by the coding sequence ATGACTGAGCAAGATATTGTTGACTATCTAAAAAATCACCCTGATTTTTTTACCCATCGCCCTGAATTACTCCAACAGCTTACTATTCCTCATAGGCATGAAGACGGGACGATTTCGTTAGTCGAAGCACAGCTTGCGCAGCAACGAGAACAAATCAAAATGCTTACTCAACTCCTCGAAAAATTTCATCAGCTTGCTCATCAAGAAGCCGATATCTTCTTTGCTCTTTTGCCTTTGCAGAAAAAACTATTTCAAACAGAAGACTTTATCGCCATCAATGAAAAGTTAGATGACTGGGCAAAAGGCTATGAGCTAGAAGGTGCCAAAATCTTACTTTTCACAGATAGCTGGCAAAAAAATACGACTATTCCTGAACAACATTGGCTAGACCGAAAAGCCTTTGAACTCATTCGCCTAGAGCGTATGGGCTTACGCCAATTCTATTTAGGTGATCTCTCCAATAAAGAAAAAGCCCTCATGTTCCTTCCTGAAGAACTCCCTATCGGCTCTGTGGCGATTTGCCGTTTGGGTGGAACACCGCAAAAACCAACCGCACTTTTACTCTTCAAATCTCGAGACACAGACCGTTTTCACAATGACCAAGACACCACATTTCTTCGACATTTAGTCGATATTGTGGAATTGCATTTGGGAAGATGGCTTTAA
- the purA gene encoding adenylosuccinate synthase — MGKSVVVLGAQWGDEGKGKIVDLLTDRVKYVVRYQGGHNAGHTLIINGEKTVLRLIPSGILRDNVTCLIGNGVVLSPAALMQEMGELESRGVKVRQRLLISEACPLILPYHVAMDHAREAALGKKAIGTTGRGIGPAYEDKVARRGLRVGDLFNREAFAEKLKNILEYYNFQLVNYYKVEPVDYQKTLDDVFAVADIITSMVADITTILDTARKNGDNILFEGAQGTMLDIDHGTYPYVTSSNTTAGGVATGSGFGPRNLDYVLGIIKAYCTRVGGGPFTTELFDETGAEIARKGNEFGAVTGRPRRCGWFDAVAIRRAIQLNSISGFCMTKLDVLDGFDEVKICTAYKMPNGEIVEYAPLAAKDWEGVEPIYETLPGWKENTFGVTDVNKLPQTCRNYIKRIEEVTGVPVAILSTGPDRVQTMILRDPFAA; from the coding sequence ATGGGAAAAAGTGTTGTTGTTCTTGGTGCTCAGTGGGGCGATGAAGGAAAAGGCAAGATCGTTGATTTATTAACAGATCGTGTTAAATATGTGGTGCGTTACCAAGGTGGCCATAATGCAGGTCACACTTTAATTATTAATGGTGAAAAAACGGTATTACGCTTAATTCCATCAGGTATTTTACGTGATAACGTGACCTGTTTAATCGGTAACGGTGTGGTACTTTCTCCTGCTGCATTAATGCAAGAAATGGGTGAATTAGAAAGCCGTGGCGTAAAAGTACGTCAACGTTTATTAATTTCAGAAGCTTGTCCATTAATCCTACCTTATCACGTTGCAATGGATCACGCTCGTGAGGCCGCGTTAGGCAAAAAAGCTATTGGTACAACCGGTCGTGGTATCGGCCCCGCTTATGAAGATAAAGTGGCTCGTCGTGGTTTACGCGTGGGTGATTTATTCAATCGCGAAGCCTTTGCTGAAAAATTAAAAAATATCCTTGAATACTATAATTTCCAATTGGTGAACTACTACAAAGTAGAACCTGTTGATTATCAAAAAACATTAGACGATGTATTCGCGGTAGCTGATATTATTACTAGCATGGTGGCAGATATCACAACCATCTTAGATACTGCTCGCAAAAATGGCGACAACATCCTATTCGAAGGTGCACAAGGTACGATGCTTGATATCGACCACGGCACCTATCCGTATGTAACTAGTTCTAACACCACGGCAGGCGGCGTAGCAACAGGTTCTGGTTTCGGTCCTCGTAACCTTGATTATGTGTTAGGTATCATCAAAGCATACTGTACACGTGTTGGTGGCGGTCCATTCACCACAGAATTATTCGATGAAACTGGTGCTGAAATTGCACGTAAAGGTAACGAATTTGGTGCTGTAACTGGTCGTCCTCGTCGTTGTGGTTGGTTTGATGCAGTAGCCATTCGCCGTGCAATTCAACTGAACTCGATTTCTGGCTTCTGTATGACTAAATTAGACGTATTAGATGGTTTCGATGAAGTGAAAATCTGTACCGCTTACAAAATGCCAAATGGCGAAATCGTTGAATACGCACCATTAGCAGCGAAAGATTGGGAAGGCGTAGAGCCAATTTACGAGACTTTACCTGGCTGGAAAGAAAACACCTTTGGTGTGACTGATGTAAATAAATTACCGCAAACTTGCCGTAATTACATCAAACGTATCGAAGAAGTAACTGGCGTGCCAGTGGCTATCCTTTCAACGGGTCCAGATCGTGTTCAAACAATGATTTTACGCGATCCATTTGCGGCCTAA
- the lysC gene encoding lysine-sensitive aspartokinase 3 has translation MSHLSVAKFGGTSVANYSAMQACAKIVIADPNTRVVVLSASAGVTNLLVALANGVEAEERAKLIGEVRQIQENILNELKDDSRVRPVIEKYLENITALSEAASLATSLALTDELISHGEMMSTQIFIEVLRELQTTATWVDVRTLVATNDNFGKAAPDDAQTQTNCDNLLKPLIDRGELVITQGFIGREPGGKTTTLGRGGSDYSAALLAEVLNAKDVLIWTDVAGIYTTDPRIVPNAQRIDTMSFAEAAEMATFGAKVLHPATLLPAVRSNIPVYVASSKAPEAGGTWVTRDPQPRPTFRAIALRRDQTLLTLSSLSMLHAQGFLANVFTILAKYKISVDTITTSEVSIALTLDKTGSASSGVELLSPELLEELSQYCTVKVDTGLSLVALIGNDLHLASGVAKRIFDTLEVYNIRMISYGASTNNICMLAQSDKADDVVRSLHKSLFE, from the coding sequence ATGTCTCATTTATCGGTAGCAAAATTTGGCGGTACATCTGTTGCCAACTATTCAGCTATGCAAGCTTGTGCCAAAATCGTCATTGCAGATCCTAATACTCGCGTTGTGGTACTTTCTGCATCCGCTGGTGTCACAAACTTATTAGTAGCCTTAGCCAATGGCGTAGAAGCTGAAGAACGCGCAAAATTAATTGGTGAAGTCCGCCAAATTCAAGAAAATATTTTAAATGAATTAAAAGACGACAGCCGTGTTCGCCCTGTCATTGAAAAATACTTAGAAAATATTACCGCACTTTCTGAAGCAGCTAGCCTTGCAACATCACTTGCTTTAACTGATGAACTCATTAGTCATGGTGAAATGATGTCAACGCAAATTTTCATTGAGGTATTAAGAGAATTACAAACCACTGCAACTTGGGTCGATGTGCGTACTTTAGTGGCAACTAATGATAACTTTGGTAAAGCGGCACCAGATGACGCTCAAACCCAAACAAATTGCGATAACTTATTAAAACCATTAATCGACCGAGGTGAATTAGTCATCACCCAAGGTTTTATCGGTCGTGAACCGGGCGGTAAAACGACTACTTTAGGTCGTGGTGGTAGTGACTACTCTGCTGCACTTTTAGCAGAAGTATTAAACGCAAAAGATGTCTTAATTTGGACGGATGTAGCAGGAATTTATACGACCGATCCACGTATCGTACCAAATGCACAACGTATTGATACAATGAGCTTTGCTGAAGCAGCTGAAATGGCAACCTTTGGGGCGAAAGTATTACACCCTGCAACATTGCTTCCTGCTGTGCGCAGTAATATCCCGGTTTATGTAGCTTCAAGTAAAGCACCTGAAGCTGGCGGTACTTGGGTTACTCGTGATCCGCAACCTCGCCCAACATTCCGTGCAATTGCATTACGTCGCGATCAAACCCTACTAACGCTTTCAAGTCTCAGTATGCTACATGCACAGGGCTTCCTGGCGAATGTATTCACTATCTTAGCGAAATATAAAATTTCAGTGGATACGATCACAACCTCTGAGGTAAGCATTGCATTAACCTTAGATAAAACTGGCTCAGCGTCATCTGGCGTCGAATTACTTTCTCCGGAATTATTAGAAGAATTAAGTCAATACTGCACTGTGAAAGTCGATACAGGCTTATCGCTTGTCGCATTAATTGGCAATGACTTACATCTCGCTTCTGGCGTAGCAAAACGTATTTTTGACACCCTTGAAGTCTATAACATCCGCATGATTAGCTATGGAGCAAGCACCAATAATATTTGTATGCTCGCGCAAAGTGACAAAGCAGATGATGTTGTTCGTTCATTACACAAATCTTTATTTGAATAA
- a CDS encoding vancomycin high temperature exclusion protein yields MLSKKTLLSWPSRLPLKKLLGYALGLGLFVLIGCFIIDRAVSFYVQDRVYEDIKTLPHRHYALVLGTSKYIAKGKTNKYYDYRLEASKSLIDQNKVDYLLLSGDNRTIQYNEPRTMFLDLRKMGVSESVMFKDFAGFRTLDSVVRANKVFQVPSFTIISQKFHCERALLIAKHYDIDAICFTAKQPKVYFGTRVREMFARVKAVLDLIIGVKPYFLGAPEPLPMPAE; encoded by the coding sequence ATGCTGTCAAAAAAGACCTTACTTTCATGGCCCTCACGCCTTCCTCTGAAAAAACTCCTTGGCTACGCCTTGGGGTTAGGGTTATTTGTGTTGATTGGTTGCTTCATCATTGATCGCGCTGTGAGTTTCTATGTACAGGATCGCGTTTATGAAGACATTAAAACGCTCCCACATCGTCACTATGCATTAGTATTGGGCACATCAAAATATATAGCCAAAGGTAAAACCAACAAATATTACGACTACCGTTTAGAAGCATCAAAAAGCTTAATCGATCAAAATAAAGTTGATTATTTACTGCTAAGTGGCGATAACCGAACGATTCAATATAACGAGCCACGTACCATGTTTCTGGATCTCCGCAAAATGGGTGTGTCTGAAAGTGTCATGTTTAAAGATTTTGCAGGATTCCGCACCTTAGATTCTGTTGTGCGAGCAAATAAAGTCTTCCAAGTTCCCTCCTTTACGATCATCAGTCAAAAATTCCATTGTGAACGAGCTCTGCTTATTGCGAAACATTACGATATTGATGCTATTTGTTTCACCGCGAAACAGCCTAAAGTTTATTTTGGAACGCGTGTCCGCGAAATGTTTGCTCGCGTAAAAGCCGTATTAGACTTAATTATTGGTGTAAAACCTTATTTTCTTGGCGCCCCAGAACCCTTGCCTATGCCTGCTGAATAG
- a CDS encoding homoserine O-acetyltransferase: protein MAVQNVVLFQDNPLQLTLGGQLSPINVAYQTYGTLNADKSNVVLICHALTGDAEPYFDEPNKNGWWQNFMGDGLAFDTSKYFFICSNVLGGCKGTTGPSSINPTTGKPYGSQFPNIIVQDIIKVQKALLDYLGIRHLKAIVGGSFGGMQATQWAIDYPDFMDNIVNLCSSIFFSAEAIGFNHVMRQAVINDPNFNNGDYYEGAPPNQGLSIARMLGMLTYRTDVQLAKAFGRATKSEGQFWGDHFQVESYLSYQGKKFLERFDANTYLHLLRALDLYDPSVGYTDVKEALSRIKACYTLVSVTTDQLFKSIDLHKSKQLLEQAGVDLRFYEFPSDYGHDAFLVDYTAFENKIRSGLEGESE, encoded by the coding sequence ATGGCTGTGCAAAATGTCGTGCTTTTTCAAGACAATCCCCTCCAATTAACATTGGGTGGACAGCTTTCGCCTATTAATGTCGCGTATCAAACTTACGGGACTTTAAATGCAGATAAAAGTAATGTTGTATTAATTTGTCATGCTTTAACGGGAGATGCAGAACCTTATTTTGATGAACCTAATAAAAATGGTTGGTGGCAAAATTTTATGGGTGATGGCCTCGCATTTGATACATCTAAATACTTTTTTATTTGTTCAAATGTATTGGGCGGGTGTAAAGGGACGACGGGACCAAGCTCAATTAATCCCACTACGGGAAAGCCTTATGGTAGCCAGTTCCCGAATATTATTGTTCAAGATATTATCAAAGTACAAAAAGCTTTACTTGACTATCTCGGCATTAGGCATTTGAAAGCGATAGTAGGTGGTTCTTTTGGTGGTATGCAAGCGACACAATGGGCAATTGATTACCCAGATTTTATGGATAACATTGTGAATCTTTGCTCTTCGATTTTTTTCAGTGCAGAAGCCATTGGGTTTAATCATGTGATGCGTCAGGCTGTTATTAATGACCCCAATTTTAATAATGGTGATTATTATGAAGGGGCTCCACCTAATCAAGGACTTTCTATTGCTCGTATGTTGGGAATGTTAACCTATCGGACTGATGTACAGTTAGCTAAGGCATTTGGGCGAGCGACTAAATCTGAAGGACAATTTTGGGGTGATCACTTTCAAGTGGAATCCTATTTGAGCTATCAAGGTAAAAAATTCTTAGAGCGTTTTGATGCTAACACCTATTTGCATTTATTGCGTGCTCTCGATCTGTATGATCCTAGTGTAGGGTATACAGATGTAAAAGAAGCCTTATCTCGAATTAAAGCTTGCTATACATTAGTTTCGGTGACGACAGATCAACTATTTAAATCCATTGATTTACATAAAAGTAAACAGCTTTTAGAACAAGCAGGTGTGGATTTAAGATTTTATGAATTCCCATCGGATTATGGTCACGATGCCTTTTTGGTGGATTATACGGCGTTTGAAAATAAAATTAGAAGTGGATTAGAAGGCGAGTCTGAATAA